A stretch of the Myxococcus guangdongensis genome encodes the following:
- a CDS encoding HAD family hydrolase translates to MQLRAVFFDLDGTLVDSLGDIADAMNHALAHHGLPTHPEADYRRFVGEGVRELARRAVPSGREDLVEPVLETYRAYYDEHLFDRTAAYPGILAMLKALCADGAVMGVLSNKSDSYVKRLVERLLPGIAFARVYGERPGIPRKPDPSAVLGMAAELGVEAGVCGFVGDTAVDMLTARAAGMYGVGVTWGFRDVAELHANGARAVATTAEELLAALRAARG, encoded by the coding sequence ATGCAGCTTCGTGCCGTCTTCTTCGACCTCGATGGGACCCTGGTGGACTCGCTGGGCGACATCGCCGACGCGATGAACCATGCGCTCGCGCACCATGGATTGCCCACACATCCGGAGGCCGACTACCGCCGCTTCGTCGGTGAGGGAGTCAGGGAGCTGGCGCGCCGGGCGGTGCCCTCGGGTCGTGAGGACCTGGTGGAGCCGGTGCTGGAGACCTATCGGGCGTACTACGACGAGCACCTCTTCGACCGGACCGCGGCGTACCCGGGCATCCTCGCGATGTTGAAGGCGCTCTGCGCGGATGGCGCGGTGATGGGCGTGCTCAGCAACAAGTCGGACAGCTACGTGAAGCGGCTGGTGGAGCGGCTCCTGCCGGGGATTGCCTTCGCCCGGGTGTATGGCGAGCGGCCCGGCATCCCGCGCAAGCCGGACCCGTCGGCGGTGCTGGGCATGGCGGCGGAGCTGGGTGTCGAGGCGGGGGTGTGCGGCTTCGTGGGAGACACGGCGGTGGACATGCTGACGGCGCGCGCGGCGGGGATGTACGGCGTGGGCGTCACGTGGGGCTTCCGGGACGTGGCGGAGCTGCACGCGAATGGAGCGCGCGCGGTGGCGACCACGGCGGAGGAGCTGCTCGCGGCGCTTCGCGCGGCGCGGGGGTGA